Part of the Nicotiana tabacum cultivar K326 chromosome 20, ASM71507v2, whole genome shotgun sequence genome, ctagtaaattatggtagttactcgagagagaattacgacaccctaagtactcacgatcggaagagaatacttaggcgaaattatagaagacgtaATGGGACGAATTCCGacaattggaaaaatcataactctataCCCCTTTAATCTTTTTTCCAACCCATAGTATCTTTAGTCGTTAATCTACTACTTTAATTTTTTAGTTAATCAAATAtaagaattttaatatttataacttaagaATTGTTCgaacttgtctttttagtgatattgAACAGTTATAATGAAACTttagttctctatgggattcgactccggactcttagaccgaataatatttgcagcgaccgcttatcctttttaggactagagtttgGCGTGATCAGTGATATGATTGTGTACACATTTTTTACTCCGTCTAGTGCATAGAACTTAAACAGATTTAAGAATCTATAGATTGACTAGCAAAACTCGGCAGACTTAAAAGAAAGAGGATACATAAATGAATTTGAGTAGGTAAATCTAATAATATGGCTAGCCTTCAAAGGTTTTCCTTCATTaaccaaacaatcatcataagATAGTCTTTTGAAAGTTGTTGGATTCACTATTCTTGTTGAGGCAAACCAACCACAGCTTAGATGAATGTTGGAAGGTGCACAATTTGTAAAACAAGTGTTGATAATCTCAACCAAAAATTGTGGAATTCCAGTGGTTGAATATTGGCTCTGTGAAATGCTTATATCCTTGTTTGTGCAAGACCCTGATTGTCAAAATAACAATAGTTAGTATCAACCACACTAAAAAGTTTTCTTGTTAGCAAATATTGGTATTCATGAGAAAGCTAACATCCAGCTATGTTGCTCGGTCTATGCAAAAAAtgttgaggttttgtttttaagatgaaatattcttaaaatgagggtgaatgggaaatggaggaggAGAGTCCGCAATATAAACAACCCGAACTCAAATAGTCTCTTTTTTTCTAGAAAATTTCCTGGGAAACTCGCAGCTGCTATCCTTTGGGTGCGCACTGTAACTTGCTCACTGTGCAATAGCTCGCAAACTATATAGGAGATGTAAACCGCACTAGGCAAGACCGGTGCGACGAGCTCTGACTGAGCAAGCTGCTGATGAAAGGAATTGATCCCACTTggaaaatcacttacccaaacaACTCAACCAACCCGTGCGTTTTTACACTAGTTGCAGAAGTGGGTTCAGAATTTTATACTCCTATGAGAATATTCTCTTCATTTTTCCTTTATACAAAATAGAGAGATGCAAGCATTTATAAATGTATaaccaaattttttatttttccctatTAAATTAAACCAGTTAAATTTTTATGGGATTGACCTTTTGCTAGCTGGTTCCGCCTCCGACGGGATGGTTTGACcttatatataccaaaataaaaGTTATATCTAAGATGAAAAGGAAGCAGAAATAATTCATAAAGATGGAAATTACTTTTACCATAATACAAAAGTTTTCTGATGCTGAAGTATGCCTTCTCTGTTATAGTACTTGTGATTCTGCTGCTATTTTGATAGGAAAAATGCAAGAATTTGCCTGAAAAAGAAGGAATGAGAGAGTTCTGTTTCACATTTCCAGACTTAATACATCTACTCCAGTGAAGTCCAATATTGCAGGTTATAAACATGACCAAAAAGAAACataagcagaagaatttctgaagATAGCTCATAATAAATGATCTTAAAAAGTAGTATTAATTATTCACTACTATTAGTTCatgtttttacatttttatagatTTCAACGGCTTTCGACAGTCATGGCTAGCTAGTCAAGCTAGTTCAATGAAGTCACTATACTCGAGGCGGCCAGTATAAAAGAGGGCAAAAATTGGCTAGTCAGCCGAAACTAATTGTATTGATCAGTGACCGAGTCAGAATTTTCACCCAGAAATATCGAAATATTAAAAAAAGTAGATACCACATGGAAAAGTCAAGCAAGAGTCAACGAATAGCAAATagtatatataaaattaaaaaaaaattatctagcaATATAGTGTAACTTTCTGTCGAAGGAGTATCGATTGACACCAGTCGGTTGAATGCTGCCCGCCACTGACATTGactactcaaaaatattatatgaATGTAATGcacatatacataaaaatataatatactggagtacaTTTTATGGGctaatattttttggaatttttagctttgttacacttatatatatatatatatatatatatatatatatatatatataaattatatgttTTAATTGCTATTATTTTTCAAAGTGGCTAAAATTATACATTTCTCTATAAAAGAAGAATTTGTTCTTCTGTGCGATGACGGTGTATATAATCACCTCACTTCTTAAATAACTACGAAAAAAAATCTCTTGATAATTATTACAGTAATTATTGTTTTTtgatacaataataataaatatgttaTCATATGTTAAAGTTTATAACTTAATTAAATCCATAAAAAGACTTTTTGATATACATGCAAAAGAATTTTCACACACTTATAAAGATAATCGTTCATAATAAAAAGAATTAGTTTCTGAAAAATTAGACAAAGCACTTGTTACTACAACATATCGAAAGATATTGATAAAAAATCTCATAATACTTTctgtgtatataagttaaattctaCATCTTAAATTGTGATGAATTATTTAACGAGATTTAAACACAAAAGTATAACGACATGggtaaatataatttattttaacagTAAAAGAGTAAATATGAGCCTTTTACGAAATTAAGTATGTAAAATATATTGTAGGCATGTGGCTCAATGCTATTGCTATGCTGTTTCAAGGTTTAGGGCAAGGATATAGTATTTCTTATTATACCTTGTAGAGCAAGTTATTATATGGTCGTAATATTTGGCTTTTGGAGGAAGCTAAAGCTAATTTTTGAATAGTCAAATAAGCTGGAAAAAGTGCATAGACAGGAAAGCATTGTTCTCTGTTGCCTTTTTTGCATTTTCCAACGAGAAAATGCATAAAGTACCCGTTAAACTTGTAAGcaaaaaattatttatacatttaaattttatgggtgtCCTAACACCCCATTATTTTTATCTAAACTAAATTTAATATCTCATTGAGTTATGACATGGCATGAAAAGTGTAGCTCGTTTCGTAGATGCGCGtgaggtaaaaaaaaaaagaagctttaAACTAATTTAATTGTTCAGGTGTCACTTTCCTATTGGATACTCTAACTAATTAAACTTAATactaatttttctcttttcttattcattttcttttctttttcgtttctttttctctttcttcattttagcAAACCAGTGTCACCATCTTCCTCCCCATTTATAGAAACTAAGTCATGTTTTATTTTttgcttctcttttttttcttgttgAGCCTTTATTTCCACTCGTCTATTTCCTTCGCCATATTCCATTAATATAATCCTAGTacaaagaattaaaaagaaaaaagacaaaatatCTCACAACCAAGGGCTTATTTATGGACTGATTTTAAGGTATTTTGGAGCTATAAATTGGTGGTTTTGAGGGCTGATTTCAGCAGGTTTTGGGGAGGTTTCAGGGCTGAAATTCGCTGCAATTTTTAGTGATTTTAAAGGGAAAAAAACTGTTGGAATTTGGGGGTGTCTTGGAGCTGATTTTCGCAGCTCTTTTCTGGTTTTCGCAGCTGATTTTGCTACAATTTTGGGGTAGATTTTGAGGTATTTTGGGGTGAGTTTTAGGTGCTGATTTTGGGGGTTAGTTGTGGGGGGTTTGAGCTCTGTTTGGGCTGTTTTGCTAGCTGATTTTTAGTGGTTAAAAGGAGCGAAAATAGCGATCATTTGGTGGCGAATTTACATGACTTTGAAGGATGAAGACATGGCTactgtttttgtgtttttttttttctatttttgtagctTTTCAAGGTGATTTATAGCTGGTTCCATGGTGGTGTAGGTGGTGACGAAGATGACATGGAAAAAAAGAGTTAAATAAAAAAGTAATTAAATAAGTGAAAAAAATAAAGCAGCTTTTGACACGTGGCGCGCGTGCACTACACATCCCACCACAAGACTGACTAAGTATTACCAATAGGGTATTAAATTCACTCCAAATAAAAATAGGGGGGACATAGGTCGCCCGTAAAGTTAAGGTGTGTAAATGATTTTTCCGAACAAGATTGATGggcaatttatatattttttcttttctaaaatgGAACTTTTCATTTGTACTATTTGTTGTGCCCAATTAATTAATGGATTGCAAACAATAAAATACTTAATCTGTTTAAGGAAGAGATTTTTCTATTGGACACTACCTAGTTATTATTTGTTGTACCAAAATAATATTACTACTTGTGTAAATATTTAtcgagtttaacttttatatatataaatccgccttatttttaagaatataaatcctataatgaaacaataaagaagaatattgcaaagaaagagagagaattcttattgcttttgagatgaattacaatgTTATAggactcctctatttatagggaaaatgtgacttagccaccaagtaaaatccctaaatctctctaaaatatagatattcaccttaaataaaactctatttataacactctcccttgaatatttattcaacagataatgtgcctcattaaaaccttaactaaaataaaactcagTGGAAAACAAAttctagtaaaggaaaaagagtacacatatctaacaatacgtcttttggttgcctcgttaaaaaccttgcaaggaaaacccagagggacaaaatcttgtaaggaaaaaagagtgcaacgcgcacTAACttcccctgatgagagcatcaatttacatccttgagccttcgcatcccaatcttgtacactagcttcttgaaggttgacgtcggtagatatttggtgaacaaatcaaccatattatcacttgaacgaatttgttaCATATTGATATCATCATTCTTTTGAAGACCATGAgtaaaaataactttggtgaaatgtgctttatCTTATCtacttttatgaatcctcccttcaattgggctatacATGCTACATTATCTCAGCacgattagatgaagtagccacgattgattgcttagtcgatcgccaagatattgcAGTGCCTCCACAGGTAAACACATAGCCATtaagatcgagccttgtgtggatcagataaatacccatcatcggcataaccaacaagaccGGAACTAtaattattgccataaaataagctcaTATCggtaatttcttttaaataccgCAATATGTATTTGATTCCATTCTAATGTCTCCTTGTAGAaacagagctatatcttgctaagacattaactgaaaaagttatgttagGCCTtatagtgttagcaagatacattagtgcactaATTGCACTAAGTTATGGTACTTCAGGACTAAATAACTCTTCATTCTCttcttgaggtcggaatggatccttattcacatcaagtgatcgaacaaccattagAGTACTTactggatgtgctccatccatgtaaaattgtttcaataccttttctatgtaggcagattgatgaacaaaaaatTTGTTTGACAAATATTCAGtttgcaaaccaagacataattttgtctttccgagatcttttatctcgaattccttctttaaataactGTAGGAATTCCAATAAGATATATGTTATCGACATATATGATAAGTATAAcaaattccgatgttgttttctttataaaaacacatggacaaatggcattatttatataaccttcctttaataaatactcactaagacgattataccacattcgttctgattgctttagaccatacaaagatctttgcaatttgattaaaaatattttccgggactttgaattatgtgcgttagacattttaaatccctcgggaattttcatgtatatctcattatcaagtgaccataaaggtaggcggtaaccacatccattaaatgcatgtcaagcttttcatggacaacaaaactaatgagataacggaacgttatagcatccataacgggtgaatatgtctcttcataatcaacacaaggcctttgtgaaaatccttgtgcaacaaggcgtgccttatatctttgtacctcatttttctcattcctctTGTGTATAAAGACCCATTTATAGtcaacaggcttaacaccattaggtgtttggactacaggcccaaaaacttcacgttttgcaagtgaattcaactcTGATTGGATTGTTTCTTGCCATTTTGGCTAATCACGTCTTTATCGACATTCTCCAatagattgaggttcaagatcctcactatattgcataatgctagatgcaacattatatgcgaAGACATAGTCCACCACTATATCTAATCGATTCACATTTGTCTCAATATCAATTaaatttattgatagttccttattttcttgagcctCGGGCTCAgtgatttcctcatgaatctcaggattggttAATCATGAATTTCTTCATGAGACTCTTTCGTAGTgccattttgatattttatttttctttttctaggatttcgatccttagaacctaatGGTCTGTCACGTTTTAGGTGTGCttttgactcatttgctatgacAGTAGAAGATTGTCCAGCATGGATATCAATACGGATTGGAatattctctgcagggatatgtgattttattatccttcaaatccgtaaatgcatctgtcatttgatttgctttttttgcaaatgaataatcttttgcacctcattttcagaaatagagatacgtggatcaagatgaatcaatgatgaattttttcacaaaatttcccgtttggtttcaccattttctccctctaattttgggaaaaatgtctCATCGAATCGACAGTCTGCAAATCGTGCAGTGAACAAATCCCCCGTTAATATTTTgaggtagcgaataatggagggcgattaaaaccaacatatattcctaaccttctttgggggcctattttggtgcgatatgtcggtgctacaggcacatatactgcgcatccaaaaattcttaaatgagATATATTAagttcatgacccaaaattaaTTGCAACAGGGAACATTTATGATAATATGTCGGTTAGAGATGAACTAGCATTGAtgcatgcaaaatggcatgaccccaaacagaagtgggcaatctcgttttcatgagtaacagtcttgctatcaattgcaaacatttaattaaagactctagaaggccattttgagtgtgaacatgagctacatgaTGTTCCACTTtaatcccaattgataagcaataatcattaaatgcttggaATGAAAACTCggcagcattatcaagtctaatagacttaattggattatcgggaaTTTGCGCctgtaatcgaattatttgtgccattaattttgcaaacacGAGGTTGCGAtatgacaataggcacacatgatATCATCTAGAatatgcatctattaagaccataaaatatctaaacgacccactaggtggatgaataggtccacaaatgtcagcttgtatacgttccaaaaatgcaGGGGAATCAATCCCAActtttgttggtgatggtctaataattaatttgccttgataacaagaagtgcaaaaaaattcattatttaaaagaatctttaaattctttaatgcatgcccatttgagttttttATAATCCGTCTGATCATAATTGATCTAGGGTGTCTCAATCTATCATGTCAAAgtacaaaaatattggaattagtaaccttttggtttacaatagaatgtgcctcaattgcactaattcttgtccaatacaggccacaagataaagatgagaatttctcaataacccttttctggccagagacattcttggtaatgaTAAGATATTtaagattattctcatctattgtctcaatatcatatccatttcggcggatatctttaaaactcacaagttcctcttggacttggaggagaacattgcattctctatgataagtattgttcccttaggaagagttatagtagctcttccagagccttcaattagattactactaccagaaattgtagtaacatctgccgtacacatacttaaatgagagaaattgaggcattgtatcaaaaacGAGTGCTAGAGAAACTGAGCGATATACACCACATTTGTACTCGGAGGAAATTCATTTactaaagagaactcccttgcaacccaaggggactggattAGGATTCACATTAAATCCGAACCAATATAAAAATCCTGGTGtttttaattcctgcaattaTTTTCTACATTTTACCTTCTGTTACCATAATTGCTAAATTATTATATTCAATCGACTACTCAAGTTATAAGTCAATTTATAAGCAATTAATTTTAAGTATTTACAATTCACCCCCTCTTCTATTTTTATAGAGGTTAATGACAACTCAAACAAAGTGCTTCAAATGCACAAACTATTAGCAAGTGACACTTTTAAGGTAGTTTTCCATATCCTCAAACGAATGAACACCATTCTTGTGAAAAACTACCTTTAATCAAAACGAACTAACATTAtgtcataaaataaataatactaattGATATTAATAACTACTGCTCATATAAGGAACTATAATTATATAATGTTTATTCACTAGCTACTACGAATAGACAAAAATAATAACCAAACTACTCAATCATCTTTTACCATAGATCCATCACCGCTCAAGTGGCCTATTTTCCCATCAGGGTACTCAAAGAAGTCTGTCACATCCAAGTGTGTGATGTCTAATTCATTGTCATAGACAAGATTAGCTTCAGGGCCTTTAttctttagagatgcttgataaagctcaaccaaatgtcTTGGTGTACGATAAATATTTGCCTAATACCATTTTCCACCGCAACAATAGCATTAAGTTTCTGAACTATTTACATTTGActtctcatctttccctttccaattttggtggttatttttctttgggggGATGGGGGTGATTAACACCAGGAATTGTTTTCCTTGGCCACGGCTACGACCACGACCACAAACAGGGCCACGGCCTTTTCCACACTTAGAATAATGAGAATACACCTCATCCACTCCAGGTAATGGTGTAGATCTAGTGGATCGATTTCTGTGATTTCTCATGAGCAAGTCGTTGTTTCGTTCagccacaaggagaagagaaatcaaccCAGAGTACTTCTTGATACCTTTCTCTCGGTACTGCTGTTGcaagaccatattggaggcataaaacgttgtgaacgttttttcaagcatatcatagtcaGTGATAGTATCTCCACGGAGTTTCCATTTAGAAGTAATTTTGAACATCGCAGAATTATATttagaaacagacttaaagtcttggagcctcagatgatcccaatcatatcgtgcttgtgaAAAAGTGACTAACTTTaggttgtcatatctttcctttaagtaattccacaaaacaagtggatctttgactgtgagatattctattttcaacctTTCATTaaggtgatggcgcaagaaaatcaaggccttagcacagtcttgggtagatacttatttttgtctttaatggcgtctccaagacgcattgcatctaaatggatttcagcatccaacGTCCATGTCATATAGCTCTTTCATAATATTAGTCATAATTAAAAGAGGAGGAAAGTTATACCTTAATCTTCTCAAAGagcttcttgagacggtagagtctcgtgctgataacgtgtaatgaaacaataaaaaaGAATATTGCAAAGAAAGAGAGTGAGAATTCTTATTGCTTTTGGGATGAATTATAATGTTATAGGACtcatctatttatagggaaagggtgacttagccaccaattaaaatccctaaaatctctctaaaatataaacattcactttaaataaaactctatttataacaaatcCCAAATTTTAAACTTTAAGATACTTGTATTATATATTAACCACCCCCGTATGTAAATAAAATTCTCAAAGGTATGCAAGGAAATCGTTGTAGTCTATCAAATATAGcaaattttaaaagaattttaaccAGAAAGTTTGCAGGCAATTAAGCTATGAGACTATACCCATAGGCTAGTCCAGCAATTGATTAAAAACTTGCTATATATTGCAAGGTCTAGACCTTCGTGAGAAAAAAATGGCTTCCCTATTTTGTTCTAAAGTTTAATTTATACTTATTGCTAACGACTCGTGCACATGTGGAAGTTCATACACACGTGCtttaatctccagtatattatgctggaactttctccatatcagagttccagcataatatactggaggctcatacacaggtgcaccgatctccagtatattatgctggaacttttcgttgcggtaaaatagtggctatttttcaatgactttacaaatgctggctatttttgaatgaccaatccgaaaactggctagcccgtgctatttttacttaaTTCCAAGGTAGAAGCAATAACAATCATTTTTTCTAgtgaaaattaaaggaaaaactataCAGTATAATCGGTTCTGAAAATATTAGCCGGCGCgcgaaatgtatattttttttatatatttatgtaCAACATTCATATTTCTGCATCTGGCTAGCATGCAATTATTTTTGGCCAATCTACCAGATATGTAACTTATccaaatttaaaagagaaaatgcATAAGTATTCCCTTGACCTATAGCCAGATTTTTAATTACACGCTTAAGTTTTGCGGGGATCCTATAACCCCCCTGAACAATTTTAAAGTAGAATAAATATCCCCTTGAGAGATGACATGGCACAAAAAGTGTGTTTATTTTCTTGGAGGTGTGTGAGAGCATAAAACTGccttaaaattttattaaatgtctacatatatttttttactaATGGAAACTttataattatgtatattttattaataaaataatctctAACACATTTAATTATTTCCTGCGACTGTAAGGGATTCCTACAAGAACTTTGGCGAACTCCTCGCCAGAAAAAATAGAGTCCAGCTCACCATTTTCGTCTTCCTTCACTTTTATTTTTACCCGTACATTCCCATTTTGCAGCAACAATAAAGACCCAGTAAAACCAACTAACTATTGAATTAAAATATGAAGATAATGATGGATTAACAACTCTAAAACTTGAGAGTATCAAAACCACCGGCGATGGTTTTGTCTACGATGATGATAATGATTCTAATCTTTTTTTTGTACTATCCTCTGAGAAGTTCTCGAGGATTAATAGATCTACCTTTCTTTTACGTTGGACTCTAATTGATTGATCATTAATTAGTTGAAGTTATGTTCTTATTAATGTAAGTTCTTTGGTTATAGAGAAAAAGAAGGTTGTGAATGCGATTATAGGTGAAAATAAAAGTGGTGGAAGTCAAAATTTTCTTTTGGAGGTGGTAAAGATATTGTATATGGCGAAGCTGGTATGACAATTGTGATTTTTGAGGGTGGTGATAATGGAGGCGAGAGAAGgaacaaagaaagaaaggagaagattgaaaaaaaattgaaaaaaaaattaattaattttagtgtTAAAATAATTGAGGCGTGTGTACTCCACCACATAATATAGATGTGGTTGTGACATTTTAAGGGTGAATTTATTTCGTTTTAAAATAGTTTAGGGGGTAATAGGACCTCCGTAAATTTTAAGTATGTATTTGAAAATCCGAATATCAATCAAGGGGGTACTTATGTATTTTCCCAATTTAAAATGTAATATAAAGTGATCCACTATTTAAAAGAAACTGAAGTTATAGATTACTATTACAAAATTTGCTATGTGACATAAGGATTAATGCAATAAACTTTCCCAATCTCAAGAAAACTCGAGCCAACGTGTCAGATG contains:
- the LOC142174642 gene encoding uncharacterized protein LOC142174642 — its product is MVLQQQYREKGIKKYSGLISLLLVAERNNDLLMRNHRNRSTRSTPLPGVDEVYSHYSKCGKGRGPVCGRGRSRGQGKQFLVLITPIPPKKNNHQNWKGKDEKSNANIYRTPRHLVELYQASLKNKGPEANLVYDNELDITHLDVTDFFEYPDGKIGHLSGDGSMVKDD